A single Cottoperca gobio chromosome 5, fCotGob3.1, whole genome shotgun sequence DNA region contains:
- the ccdc71 gene encoding uncharacterized protein ccdc71, protein MADAVRGPVVGRPLAFANEERRALHSWSRISSAGHNVLLDALKILSPMSRDLSSSEELVTFLQELGEEGHKPTVLHSKDVYGYRSSTNQPLTQDMLKPANRNVRPTTKRRGRKPLAKKREVHPSWNISDNPKIQGIRPPELLVDHRAIICSRTPSRTVEMSQVQMRPCLRLTNIEGLSGFHTARLQIHTSWDSSSEAPSVVFSQQQPPPTLSGIPLQPSQNGGGAPTKAVALFSQKSLSCPIRLDGALIGDSAPVFYTNGRVFPETHTEMTSNGWRSNNLYRDVRSPKELNRPTRQRNGWKDKDKRQNSLRWKVIKVDDSRSVADARRKAQKVLQVNLSPVIQIQSLNHVLRDFRYQNK, encoded by the coding sequence ATGGCTGACGCGGTGCGAGGTCCCGTCGTTGGCCGGCCATTGGCATTTGCCAATGAAGAGCGGAGGGCGCTTCACTCCTGGTCCCGGATCTCTTCAGCGGGGCACAACGTCCTCCTGGATGCTTTGAAGATCCTAAGCCCGATGTCACGTGACCTCTCGAGCAGTGAGGAGCTGGTTACCTTCCTGCAGGAGTTGGGCGAGGAGGGCCACAAGCCCACTGTGCTGCATAGCAAGGACGTTTACGGCTACCGCTCCAGCACAAACCAACCCTTGACTCAAGACATGCTAAAGCCGGCCAACAGAAATGTTAGACCCACCACcaagaggaggggaaggaaaCCCCTGGCCAAGAAGAGAGAGGTGCACCCGTCCTGGAACATCTCTGACAACCCTAAGATTCAAGGGATTCGTCCTCCAGAGCTTCTGGTGGACCATCGTGCCATCATCTGCAGCAGGACACCCAGTCGAACTGTAGAGATGTCGCAGGTGCAGATGCGGCCATGTCTTAGACTGACTAACATTGAGGGCCTTTCTGGCTTCCATACGGCTAGACTCCAGATCCACACTTCCTGGGACTCATCATCTGAGGCACCCTCTGTTGTCTTTTCACAGCAACAGCCCCCTCCAACGCTATCAGGAATACCTTTGCAGCCTTCTCAGAACGGTGGTGGGGCTCCCACCAAAGCTGTGGCCTTGTTCAGCCAGAAGAGCCTGTCCTGCCCCATCCGATTAGACGGTGCCCTCATTGGTGATTCTGCACCGGTCTTCTACACAAATGGAAGGGTGTTCCCAGAGACTCACACAGAGATGACTAGCAATGGCTGGAGGAGCAACAACCTCTACCGAGATGTTCGTAGCCCCAAGGAACTGAACAGACCGACCCGGCAAAGAAACGGCTGGAAGGACAaagataaaagacaaaataGTCTTAGATGGAAAGTGATAAAGGTGGATGACTCTCGCTCTGTGGCTGATGCCCGCAGAAAAGCGCAGAAGGTCCTACAGGTCAACCTGTCTCCAGTGATTCAAATCCAATCTCTCAACCATGTGTTGAGAGATTTCAGATACCAGAATAAGTGA
- the kctd6a gene encoding BTB/POZ domain-containing protein KCTD6a: MENGDLGHMMGEPVTLNVGGCEYSTSLSTLQRYPESMLGAMFGGDLPTVRDAHGNYFIDRDGPLFRYILNFLRTSELTLPCDFKETQLLRKEADFYQIEPLIQCLGDPKPLLPYPTDTYEEVVELSSTRKLSKYSNPVAVIITQLTITTKVHAMLESISCSFTKWNKHMMDTRDFQVSFTFGPCDHQQEVSLRVHLLDFISKAGFIIRNTRVHHMSERANENTVEHHWTFCRRVRKFAY; encoded by the exons ATGGGGGAGCCAGTGACTCTGAATGTAGGCGGCTGCGAGTACAGCACGTCTCTGTCCACGCTGCAGCGCTACCCTGAATCCATGCTGGGAGCCATGTTTGGAGGAGACCTCCCCACCGTCAGGGACGCACACGGAAACTACTTCATCGACCGCGATGGCCCGCTGTTTCG CTACATCCTCAACTTCCTGCGGACGTCAGAGTTGACGCTGCCATGCGACTTCAAGGAGACACAACTTCTCAGGAAGGAGGCTGACTTCTATCAGATCGAGCCCCTGATCCAGTGCCTGGGAGACCCCAAACCCCTGCTGCCCTACCCCACCGACACCTacgaggaggtggtggagctgTCCAGCACCAGGAAGCTGTCCAAGTACTCCAACCCAGTCGCAGTCATCATCACCCAGCTCACCATCACCACCAAG GTCCATGCAATGTTGGAGTCCATCTCGTGCAGTTTCACAAAGTGGAACAAACACATGATGGACACGAGAGACTTCCAGGTGTCCTTCACCTTCGGACCATGTGACCaccaacaggaagtcagcctACGTGTCCACTTGCTGGACTTCATCTCCAAAGCT GGTTTCATAATACGCAACACGCGTGTTCACCACATGAGCGAACGGGCCAATGAGAACACAGTAGAACATCACTGGACGTTCTGCCGACGAGTTCGCAAATTCGCCTACTGA